Proteins found in one Passer domesticus isolate bPasDom1 chromosome 16, bPasDom1.hap1, whole genome shotgun sequence genomic segment:
- the SNAI1 gene encoding zinc finger protein SNAI1, giving the protein MPRSFLVKKHFSASKKPNYSELESQAVLAAPLLYETCPLPVIPPPEVLGPGAYYPPLVWDAGLLSSLFPGGPGSEAAGGAAPALDLTALSSEDDEGKSSGPPSPASAPAAAERFRCAQCAKAYSTFAGLSKHKQLHCDAQARKSFSCKYCEKEYVSLGALKMHIRSHTLPCVCKMCGKAFSRPWLLQGHIRTHTGEKPFSCTHCNRAFADRSNLRAHLQTHSDVKKYQCKTCSRTFSRMSLLHKHEETGCSGSR; this is encoded by the exons ATGCCGCGCTCGTTCCTGGTGAAGAAGCACTTCTCGGCCAGCAAGAAGCCCAACTACAGCGAGCTGGAGAGCCAGGCCG TTCTGGCCGCCCCGCTGCTGTACGAGACGTGCCCGCTGCCCGTCATCCCCCCGCCCGAGGTGCTGGGGCCCGGAGCCTACTACCCTCCGCTGGTGTGGGACGCGGGGCTGCTGTCCAGCCTGTTCCCGGGCGGCCCGGGCAGCGAGGccgcgggcggcgcggccccCGCCCTGGACCTGACGGCGCTCTCCAGCGAGGACGATGAAGGCAAGAGCTCGGGGCCGCCCAGCCCGGCCtcggcccccgccgccgccgagcGCTTCCGCTGTGCCCAGTGCGCCAAGGCGTACTCCACCTTCGCCGGGCTCTCCAAGCACAAGCAATTGCACTGCGACGCCCAGGCCAGGAAATCCTTCAGCTGCAAGTACTGCGAGAAGGAGTACGTGAGCCTGGGGGCTCTCAAGATGCACATCCGGAGCCACACGCTGCCCTGCGTCTGCAAGATGTGCGGGAAGGCGTTCTCgcggccctggctgctgcagggccacatCCGGACGCACACTG GTGAAAAGCCCTTTTCCTGTACACACTGCAACCGGGCCTTTGCTGACCGCTCTAATCTCCGCGCCCACCTGCAGACCCATTCAGATGTAAAGAAGTACCAGTGCAAAACCTGCTCGCGGACTTTCTCCCGCATGTCGCTGCTGCACAAGCACGAGGAGACGGGCTGCTCTGGCTCCCGCTGA